In the genome of Cercospora beticola chromosome 2, complete sequence, one region contains:
- a CDS encoding uncharacterized protein (BUSCO:EOG09264V51) produces MSITGARSNIEINWRTIDIDALDPESSSNFDLTTLTPAVAPVSTADVQTLAGQIKQLLRGGDSEGALRGALENVPYGADESGKAIHLATVTEILQSIRQAEITPICQRISQSEGGSEVLDTLMKYLYKGMAKDAPSGGRGTPQNVTPQPTGFSQIGGRSFGQAQEGGGQAMSVLLSWHEKLIELVGPGSIVRVMSDRRTV; encoded by the exons ATGTCCATCACCGGCGCTCGCAGCAACATCGAGATCAACTGGCGCACAATCGACATTGACGCTCTCGATCCCGAATCCTCCTCCAACTTCGATCTCACCACTCTCACTCCGGCAGTCGCTCCGGTATCGACGGCAGATGTTCAGACTCTTGCGGGGCAAATAAAGCAGCTGCTCAGAGGTGGAGACTCAGAAGGAGCGCTCCGAGGAGCATTGGAAAATGTACCATATGGAGCAGATGAGAGTGGAAAG GCGATTCACCTGGCGACAGTAACAGAGATCCTACAGTCCATCCGACAAGCAGAAATCACGCCGATCTGCCAACGAATCTCACAATCAGAGGGCGGTTCCGAAGTGCTGGACACTTTGATGAAGTACTTGTACAAGGGCATGGCAAAGGACGCACCCAGTGGAGGCCGTGGGACACCACAAAACGTGACTCCGCAGCCAACAGGATTTAGCCAGATTGGTGGGAGGAGTTTCGGACAAGCACAGGAAGGTGGTGGCCAGGCGATGAGTGTTCTACTCAGCTGGCACGAAAAG CTCATTGAATTGGTCGGTCCTGGAAGTATCGTTCGCGTCATGTCGGACCGCAGAACAGTCTGA